The following proteins are encoded in a genomic region of Oncorhynchus keta strain PuntledgeMale-10-30-2019 chromosome 35, Oket_V2, whole genome shotgun sequence:
- the LOC118369241 gene encoding neuroglobin-2, producing the protein MEKLTEKDKELIRGSWESLGKNKVPHGVVMFSRLFELEPALLNLFHYNTNCSPTQDCLSSPEFLDHVTKVMLVIDAAVSHLDDLHTLEDFLLNLGKKHQAVGVNTQSFTVVGESLLYMLQCSLGHGYTGPLRQAWLNMYTIVVAAMSRGWAKNGEHKTD; encoded by the exons ATGGAGAAGCTGACGGAGAAAGACAAGGAGCTGATCCGAGGCAGCTGGGAGAGTCTTGGCAAGAACAAAGTTCCACACGGAGTCGTCATGTTCTCCAG ACTGTTTGAACTAGAGCCTGCGCTCCTCAACCTCTTTCACTACAACACAAACTGTAGCCCCACACAAGACTGCCTCTCCAGCCCTGAGTTCCTGGACCATGTCACAAAG gTAATGCTGGTGATCGATGCAGCAGTCAGTCATCTGGACGACCTTCATACCTTGGAGGATTTTCTGCTCAATCTGGGGAAGAAGCACCAGGCAGTTGGGGTTAACACCCAGTCTTTCACT GTGGTGGGGGAGTCCCTTCTCTACATGTTGCAGTGTAGTCTGGGTCATGGGTACACTGGCCCACTGCGTCAGGCCTGGCTCAACATGTACACCATCGTAGTGGCGGCCATGAGCAGAGGATGGGCCAAGAACGGGGAACACAAGACTGACTGA